Within the Trichoderma breve strain T069 chromosome 3, whole genome shotgun sequence genome, the region AGTAACGTTGCCCAGGCCAGTGAAGCTCCCGCCGAAAATTATGTGGCCATTGGCTGCCTTTGTAATGGAGCTCACAGGGGCATTGAATCCAGCAAAAGGCAGGTTCGTGAAGTTGCCATCAACCTTCCACGCAATAGCATTTGTCGAGTTACCCCCCTTAAGGTTTCCGCCCACGTAAACTATTCCCTTGGCATCGTCGCACAGCAGTGCATTGACCTCGCCCTCGAGTCCCTCAAGCGGCGTAAACGTGGTTGTGTTGGCGTTGTAGAGGGCGAGGGCCGTTGATTTGATACCATCCATACTGGTGAAATTACCACCCAACAAGACGCCCTCGGCACCATCCTTGAGCGTCACTGAGCACATGGCCAAAATCGACGCGTCGGTTGCGGCAATGGGAGCGAGGGCGCCATTTGGCAACTGTGTCAGCAGGTATTCGCTGCCATTTGTGCTCAGGGGCTGTGCGATTTGCTCCTGAAACTGGTAGAGCGAAATTCCATTGAAGTCTCCGGCAATGCCTACGCTCCCCAGCTGGGAGAAATCGAGGTTCGCAGAGGGAGCTGCTGTGATGTTGAAGGCATGTGAAAGCGAGGGCGCAATGATTGCTAGCGACGCAATGCTCGAGCGCAGCGGATGGGGGCGTCGCGCCGCCCGGCGTCGTTGTGAGGATAATCGCATGTTGTTTTGGGCGCGCGCTAAGGAGAGATGATAATTCGAAATGATGACGGAGTTCTAGAAGGCGAAACGGCGCAGATTCGGAGCGACAGACGACGCGAAGGATGATGGAAACGTCGGAATCGATGATGTTCTAATGGTCATTTCAGGTGTAGACAGAACTGAGGGCGCGGGTTGAGGCTATCGCATCACGGCGTCTAGGTTTGCGTGCGTGGTGAATTACGAGTAATGTAATCAATCGATCGATGGCTGGGCGGCAAAGTCGACTCGACAGGGAGGCAgaattaaaaataaaatggaTAAATAACGGCTGGATTGGGTATCGATCGAGAGGGAAACGAGCGTAACAATGAATCTTGAAGCCGAAGCAGCGCGCGAATTAGGAAATGCTCTGGCAGTGTCTCGTCGCCTGCGATGAGTTTGGTGATGGGGCAATTGGACTGGATTTTCGATGGAGCAGGACGAAAGTGGCTGCTGGTTGGGctcgagaaggaaaagcaaAGGAATGCGCGAAATTgctcttgttgctcttctctctgaCCTGGCCAGGGCGGCTAAGCCTTATAAGGTTAGTGGCTCTAGACGGGAGAGGCGCTGAAATCAGGAACGCTCCAGTGCAGTGCGAATGGCTTCCAGTGGTTAGATTTTGCTGGAGTTACACTGCTTGGGTAGAGAAGCAGCCCAAAGTTGATGCTGTCGAGCGGTGTGGTTGCTGGCCGGGAACGAAGCGAGATTTGTGCGCGACGAGATCGAATCGGCCTGAGCCTCTCACCAGCACACGTACTTTGTGCTCAGCCTCACTAAAATATCACACTGTTGTACAAGGTCCCGTGCTGTTATACGACCTGGACCGTTGGTGCGACAGAGCTTCGTGCGACAGTCTGATGATTTAGCGGCAGCTAGTAAGGAGTCGAgagagtacgagtacaataCTGTATGTATGACTAAACTCGACGGGATCAAGTGAATAGATCGTGAGCTGTTGTCAGTCTTGAAACGAGGGcacaaagaaagacaacacggggtgaaaaaaaagagtgacAGAGGCTTTGTTAGTGAGCCTCGAAACAAATGAACAGGGCTAATAATATCTCTCCACCGACGGCATGAGACGCTACAAGCAAGGCTCttctattattattttcaagagaacaaaaaatgGGCAGATGGCAAGCCTTTTACCGGAAACACCCCTGGCAGCGTTTGCGACTGTGAGATGCATCGGAGCACGGCTCTTGTCCACGCGGGATTCCTATTCGCGGAATGCGTCGTTACATCATGTCAGGGGCACAGCACAGAGCGTCGGTCCACTCTTGCTTGGCCACCGAAAGATGCGAAACGCTGCTACTGTATAATACGACCTGCAtagaaacagaaacaaagTCTCCGTCGATCCAGTTATGAAGGTTCGGTTCTACGAAGTCCTGGGAGACGGGCCCGGAAGAGATCCGAAAGACGCACAACACAATCCACGGATCACTCATGGCTGGACTTTGAAATCATCGCTTCCACATCCTATTGCTCATCACGCTCAGAAGCCGTAGCTCCTGGGTCCCGCAACCCATGTCACCATTGCTTGTTTGCTGTTGCAAACCCAGGCCGTGCATGCCATTGACACAACACACAAGACCCAGTTGCTGATCATGCCATGAAAACAATGGTCCAGGCCCGTTTATGCGAATGCCCAACGTCCCCCCCGATGACATTGAGTAAGAACAAGCTGCCATTGGTGAACGCCGTTCCGTTTCACACAGTATCTCGCTGCAAAGCACGGGAGCGTCGGGTCGAGTACCTGCGGAAGGGGGAAAACTGGGTTGAAATGCCCCTTTGAGATGGGCTAACCACGAAACACCCACTGCCGCAGATGGGAAACAAAACGTCTGCGTAGCCTCATTCTATAGATAGCCATGCCAATGAGCGAGAGCTTCATTCACATAACAGAATGGATACACGCACTGAGAATTCATTCATTCGTACCTGTATTCTCtcaaaacaaacaacaactGCTCAAGTCTTCATTGGGCCTTGTCTTGCTGCGACGCCCACTTTGTCTTATACTCCCTTGGACTCTCAAAGGTCTTGGGATCTCCAGCCCACATTCCCTTgcgcttcctcttcgccttggcctcggcccTCTCATATCGCTCCTTGAGTCCCCCAAATTCGCTGCCGGACTTTGCCTCGTAGACGGTGGCTAGCCCGCTCTTGATCATCTCCAAGCCGACATTCTTGCGCAGCAGAAACCGGCGCACGTAGACGGTGGCCACGATCCGCTGGTATTGGTCCGTCTTGTAAATGTACGCACGCACGTTTCGGTTCAATATGTACTTGCGAAGCCACTGCAGGGCCTCGTCTGAGTAGGGCTGAGCTGGGTTTCCAAAGTGCGCTCCCTCTGGCGCATCAATCGCAGCAATGCGAATGGGTATCTATCGTTACGCTCCAGGTTAGCAACCACATCTTTTTGATAGAAGTAAGggagaaagcaaaagagatGGTCCTCACAGTTCGTCCCTTGAGCTCTTTTCTCGTCTCAGGAACCTTTCTCAGCCACCCCCAGCCCACGGCTCTCCCCCCCGGCGTGTGGAACAGGTGAAAGTTGTCGCCGTCGCCAACGCTCGTCACCCTGCCAAACAAGCTCCTATTCCGAAAGAAATTGGGCCGCACGTAGGCAGCGCCTGGAATTCGGCGCAGGTAATTCGCATAGAGCTGCAGCGCCGCGAGGCCGACTAGGGAGAACCCAACCACGGGTGCCCATTCTTTGGCGGCTGCTAGCGGACTCGAATCTCCAGTGCCCAAGGAATCCGGCCATGAGACGGGCCGCTTCTTGGACTGATCGTCATCGCCTGCGCGCTTGTCGGGTGCTGAGGCTCGAAATGGCCATACCATTGTATTTGCGACCAGTAGGTCGACTGAGCTGAGTTTTGAACGGCAGGCCGAGATATGAGGCTGGCCGCTAGTCTATGTTCCACAGTATGTAAAATCATGGATCGGTTTTATAGTGGCGTGTTCGCTGTGACAGTGCCGCACAGCGAGTTCTCCGCAGTGACATCGAACGAGTATCAGCAAGACGGTAAAGACGTCTACTGCGGAGAACAAAGAACAGAGCTGGCAAATGACATCCACCGACATATCATTGGATGCAGTCTGCCTTTGAATATCAAGATTGAGAATTTTACGCAAAGCAAATTGCAAGAATATCGCCGGATTTTATGGAAAATGGAGTCATGGCTATATGTTTCCCATCATAAAATTCATCTACACCTGCCAATAAGTCACAAACCTCAAAACTAACCCCCTGCTCTAAGGAGAGGCTACATCTACTCAACATGCCATACCTAAATCTACAATTGGCcggagaggaaaaagaggTATGAAGCTCTACTCTTCTCTTTAGCTGCCCTGCACCTTGAATGTCCTGCCACTGGCCGTCTTCCGTTCCTTTTCCTCGTTCTCTGGGCGTGCGCGACGCAGCACTTTGCAATCGTCAGCAATCTGATAATGGCAACAATACATACACACATCGTATTGGACTCACCTTGCAAAAAGTCTGCGGTTCGCTTCCTCATTCGGGAGTGGATGTATGCCTTGGAAGCCTTGATGTGGTAGTGGAAGTTGTCTCGGAAAGTCTGAATGTGGGAGATGACAGACGCCATCTTCTGGGGGGTGAGGTGCCTTGGGAAGAGGACTTGGGCGAGTTAGCACAACCAAGTCTATAGTAGTTTGATAGCCCATCTTGTATTTACCAAATGTGACGTATCCAATTTCTCCAGATCCCGTATCTCGCACGCCGGGGACGCCCTGCAGCTCAAGCGGGGGGTCGTTTCTGAACAGCACCTGGGGTGCATTCTGAATGGCTCGTCTTCGTGCATCGACAAACTCCTGGATAAAGACCTTTCCGTACACCCTGTCGGTTTCCTCACGGAAAATTGTGCTGAAGATGACTGTGACACGATCGTGACTGGCCTTGATGTAaatggcctcctcctctcggTAGTGGATAGCCTTGACCTCGCCGCCTTCCATCACGCCCTTGGGGGCATCTTCCGAGCTAAATTTGGATGCCTCCTCTTTCAGCGTATAGTGCTCCTGGTATGCTTCCTCGAACGGCGCAGCCATTGCGTGGCGTTTCAACAGGGCGAACTGCATCGCCAACGCGTCGCGTTCCTCTATGTTCCCGAGTAAGCTTGATGAccgagaagaaagaatgCTTCTGTGATTCGCAATGGCCTACCCTTGGACTCGGGCAGGTTCTCTAGATCAACCAGCACCGAGAAGTCGTAGCCGGGCTCGACCGGAACGACATACTGGCCATATTCGCGCTGGAGAACCTGCTCCGCACCGTATTTGGCCAAGTCCTTGAAGCAGCGGATCTGGATGGACAGTAGAATCTTTGTCTTGACCTCAGGAGTCGAGATGTGGAATGTCACGCCGTCGAAGTCGGATACGGTCTGGTCGATGTGTACGGGCGGGGCACTATGCCGCAGTCAGCTCGGCTCATCTTCAGGGCAATGGGCCATTTCGTACCCGGAGAATCGTTCGGTAAGCACCGACTGAATGAGGGCATTCTGGTAgtcgagaagaagcatcGTGGCGGCTCAGTCGTGGCAACTGCTGGTGTGTCTCTGGATCGTCTTGGAGCTGGTTGACGACTCCGACCCCCGTGGTGGGGCTGAGCTACGTTGCTGAAGACGTCAAGCTTGGGGGGCAGCTCGCCACGTGACAGCACTGAGCTCTAGCGCTATTGTAGGTAAGCAGGCcactgtacggagtaagtTCCATTGTAACACAGCAGAGCGCTAGCCGAATCCCTGTTATCGATAAGCGCtacgaaaaaaaatatccATACCCGCGCAATTGGCTAGCAGCGGGCGTGTAAATGCAAGTTCCTTTGGCAAGAACAAAAGCCAGTATTCGAGGTTGACATCGACAATCATGGTCAAATCATACCTGTGAGTGGCTTGAGAACTACTGACGAGTAAGGCCAAGACAATATACTGATAATTGGCGCAGCAAGTACGAGCACGCCAAATCATTTGGCACAGTTCTGTCCGGCTCCTCGAACCTCGTCTGGACATCCAAAGACCGAACGGGCACTGGCGCAGGCCAGGCCATCACGGCTGCAAACGAAGAAGTCTTGTGCTGGGACATCAAAAAGGGTGAATTGACAGGCAgatggagagatgaaagGTGTTCTTACCCCGTCACTGCCATTGCGCAGAGCGGCGTGGACAAGGACATGTTTGCCGTGGGATACGAAGATGGAAGCATTCGTATCTGGGACAGCAAAATCGCCACGGTTCTAGTCAACTTCAATGGACATAAATCCGCCATCACGCATCTCGTCTTTGACAAATCCGGAGTGCGACTTGCCAGTGGCTCCAAAGACACCGACATCATTGTCTGGGACCTTGTCGCTGAAGTGGGACAGTTCAAGCTGCGCGGACACAAAGACCAGATCACAGGACTCCGATTCTTGGAACCCGAGTCCCAAGTGAGCGACGAAGATGGCAACAAAGCCATGATACTCAACGGCGAAGATGCGCCTGACGGATTTCTTTTGTCGACTGGCAAAGACTCTCTTCTCAAGCTCTGGGATCTGTCGTCAAGGCACTGCATAGAAACGCACATCTCGCAAACGAATGGTGAGTGTTGGGCCCTTGGCGTGTCTCCAGACCTGAGCGGTTGCATCACGGCAGGCAACgatggagagatgaaagTGTGGTCATTGGATTCTGAGGGACTGGCCTCGACTGCCCAACGGGTGGAGGTAAACGCCTCCGCGCAATTTCTGCAAGACCGGGGAACTCTGTTTCGACAAAACAAAGATCGAGCAACTGAAGTTATTTTCCACCCTCAGCGAGACTATTTCGCCGTCCATGGCTCGGACAAGAGCGTCGACATATGGCGCATTAGATCAGAATCTGAAGTCAAAAAAGGTCTCGCCCGAAagagacggcgaagacgagaaaagcaaaaggatGCCAAGAACGACGATGCCGACATGGAGAATGCAGATGAGGCCCAGGAAGACGTATCAAAAGCAGACATTAGCGATGTATTTGTTCAATTCGTCATCTTAAGAACAGGCGGCAAGGTCCGTTCGATGGACTGGGCTGTACCAGCTGGGCAAAAGCAAATCCATCTAGTGGTGGGAACTACTAACAATCAGCTGGAGTACTACAATGTACagcccaaggagaagagcgaaaagaaatcaaaggACGATATCCCGGACTACACCAAAGCATTTTCAGTCGAGATTCCTGGACACAGAGCTGACATACGAGCCCTGTCACTAAGCTCAGATGACAAGATGCTGGCATCAGCATCCAACGGCTTGCTGAAGATTTGGAACATCAAGACCCAGACGTGCATCCGAACGTTTGAGTGTGGATATGCTCTTTGCTGTGCCTTCCTTCCTGGAGACAAGGTCGTCGTCGTAGGTACAAAGAACGGCGAACTGCAGTTATTTGATGTTGCCTCGGCCTCTCTCCTGGACAGCGTCGAGGCACATGAGGGAGCTATCTGGGCGTTGCAAGTTCACCCCGATGGCCGATCTGTCGTGTCAGGAAGCGCCGACAAGAGCGCCAAATTCTGGGACTTTAAGATTGTGCAGGAGCAGGTTTTGGGAACAAAACGAACGACccccaagctcaagcttgTGCAGTCCAGGACACTCAAGGTTTCCGATGATATTCTTAGCCTTCGATTTTCACCCGATGCCAGATTACTGGCAGTATCACTTCTCGACAGCACGGTCAAGGTTTTCTTCGTGGACTCGCTCAAACTATACCTCAACCTTTACGGACACAAATTACCTGTGCTGAGCATGGATATCTCGTATGATAGCAAGCTCATTGTCACGAGTTCAGCAGACAAAAACATTAGAATCTGGGGTCTCGACTTTGGTGACTGCCACAAGGCCTTGTTTGGGCACCAAGACAGTATTCTGCAAGTGGCCTTTGTTCCCCACAACTCCGATGGCAACGGGCATCACTTCTTCAGCAGTGGCAAAGATCGAACCATTCGATACTGGGATGGAGACAAGTTTGAGCAGATTCAGAGGCTAGATGGTCACCACGGTGAGATTTGGTCCATAGCCATGAGCCACAGCGGAAACTTTCTCGTCACCGCCAGTCACGACAAGAGCATTCGCGTATGGGACGAGACTGACGAGCAGATTTtcctggaagaagaacgagaaaaggaaatggaagagtTGTACGAGAGTACCCTGACGGCTTCTTTGGAGAAGGACCCTGAAGGGGGCGACGAGAATGGCGAGGTTGCTGCCGCGGGAAAGCAGACCACGGAGACGTTGATGGCTGGTGAGAGAATAGCAGAGGCTCTAGAGATGGGCATGGCGGATTTGAACCTGCTAAAGGAATAcgaggaggccaagctcaCGAACCCTCACGCCATGCCTCCGCAGCGCAACCCGGTCTTCCTTGCCCTGGGCAACATCACCGCCGAGGCCTACGTCATGTCTGTGCTGCAGCGCATCAAGGCTTCCGCTCTACACGACGCTCTGCTGGTGCTTCCGTTTGCCTCGGTTCCCATCCTCTTTACgttcatcaacatcttcgcCATGCGGTCGATGAATATTCCTCTTACATGCCGAATTTTGTTCTTCATGCTAAAGACACACCACAAGCAGATTGTGGCCAGCCGGACGATGAAGGTCATGATGGATGGTATCCGGACTAACCTGCGAGCGGccctgaagaagcagaaggatgagatgggaGTCAACATTGCTGCGCTCAAGGTGGTGGGCATGCAGATCCGGGACAAGAGCGTCAAGGAGTACGTTGATGAGAcgtgggaggaggagaacaaggagcGCAGTGCCAAGAAGCGGGCGTTTGTACATGTTGCCTAGGTGGGAACGGATGTTGGGGGTGTGAAAAGAGTAGCATTGCATATATAGATTCACTGGTGATGGCCTGCCATGGTGCGGGTTTAGGAGTCATTCTGGATTAGGATTCGAATAATTAAAGAAATCATTTTGCAATATGTGTATATCTGTACATTGAACACCaattaactttttttctACTGTAGCCTTCCTTGCCAATACTGCTGTGATACTTGATCATTAT harbors:
- a CDS encoding arp2/3 complex, 34 kD subunit p34-Arc domain-containing protein, which codes for MLLLDYQNALIQSVLTERFSGAPPVHIDQTVSDFDGVTFHISTPEVKTKILLSIQIRCFKDLAKYGAEQVLQREYGQYVVPVEPGYDFSVLVDLENLPESKEERDALAMQFALLKRHAMAAPFEEAYQEHYTLKEEASKFSSEDAPKGVMEGGEVKAIHYREEEAIYIKASHDRVTVIFSTIFREETDRVYGKVFIQEFVDARRRAIQNAPQVLFRNDPPLELQGVPGVRDTGSGEIGYVTFVLFPRHLTPQKMASVISHIQTFRDNFHYHIKASKAYIHSRMRKRTADFLQVLRRARPENEEKERKTASGRTFKVQGS
- a CDS encoding WD domain, g-beta repeat domain-containing protein, producing the protein MVKSYLKYEHAKSFGTVLSGSSNLVWTSKDRTGTGAGQAITAANEEVLCWDIKKGELTGRWRDERCSYPVTAIAQSGVDKDMFAVGYEDGSIRIWDSKIATVLVNFNGHKSAITHLVFDKSGVRLASGSKDTDIIVWDLVAEVGQFKLRGHKDQITGLRFLEPESQVSDEDDSLLKLWDLSSRHCIETHISQTNGECWALGVSPDLSGCITAGNDGEMKVWSLDSEGLASTAQRVEVNASAQFLQDRGTLFRQNKDRATEVIFHPQRDYFAVHGSDKSVDIWRIRSESEVKKGLARKRRRRREKQKDAKNDDADMENADEAQEDVSKADISDVFVQFVILRTGGKVRSMDWAVPAGQKQIHLVVGTTNNQLEYYNVQPKEKSEKKSKDDIPDYTKAFSVEIPGHRADIRALSLSSDDKMLASASNGLLKIWNIKTQTCIRTFECGYALCCAFLPGDKVVVVGTKNGELQLFDVASASLLDSVEAHEGAIWALQVHPDGRSVVSGSADKSAKFWDFKIVQEQVLGTKRTTPKLKLVQSRTLKVSDDILSLRFSPDARLLAVSLLDSTVKVFFVDSLKLYLNLYGHKLPVLSMDISYDSKLIVTSSADKNIRIWGLDFGDCHKALFGHQDSILQVAFVPHNSDGNGHHFFSSGKDRTIRYWDGDKFEQIQRLDGHHGEIWSIAMSHSGNFLVTASHDKSIRVWDETDEQIFLEEEREKEMEELYESTLTASLEKDPEGGDENGEVAAAGKQTTETLMAGERIAEALEMGMADLNLLKEYEEAKLTNPHAMPPQRNPVFLALGNITAEAYVMSVLQRIKASALHDALLVLPFASVPILFTFINIFAMRSMNIPLTCRILFFMLKTHHKQIVASRTMKVMMDGIRTNLRAALKKQKDEMGVNIAALKVVGMQIRDKSVKEYVDETWEEENKERSAKKRAFVHVA
- a CDS encoding staphylococcal nuclease-like protein, which translates into the protein MVWPFRASAPDKRAGDDDQSKKRPVSWPDSLGTGDSSPLAAAKEWAPVVGFSLVGLAALQLYANYLRRIPGAAYVRPNFFRNRSLFGRVTSVGDGDNFHLFHTPGGRAVGWGWLRKVPETRKELKGRTIPIRIAAIDAPEGAHFGNPAQPYSDEALQWLRKYILNRNVRAYIYKTDQYQRIVATVYVRRFLLRKNVGLEMIKSGLATVYEAKSGSEFGGLKERYERAEAKAKRKRKGMWAGDPKTFESPREYKTKWASQQDKAQ